From Elusimicrobiota bacterium:
ACACAGGAAACACCAGCTGCTTTTATTGATAGTGGCGCATGCTCCCTGGAAGAACCACACCCAAAATTTTTGCCCGCAACAATAATATCGCCCGGTGAGACATTGCTCACAAAATGGTTATCAATATCTTCCATACAGTGTTTGGCAAGTTCAGATAATTCAGTTGTATTAAGATATCTTGCAGGAATTATCTCGTCAGTATTGATATTATCGCCGTATTTGTGGACTCTGCCTTTCAGTATCATTTTCATAACTACAGATATAAGATAGGAGATGGTAGATGGGAGCAAAGTCCCTACTCCTATCTCTTATCTCTTATCTCTCATCTGCCTTTTTTGCTGTTGTTGGAAACATCGTTACAATAAAGTTCTTATTCAGGTCTAAAAACTCAACTTTATATTCCCAATCCTCGCCGGGCTTGATTGCAGAAATAGTCGCATCAGTAATCGGAATAAACTGTCTTACAGGCGCATTTATAAAATCAGATAACCGACTGCCCGCTGCCAGATAAATTGCGCCTTGAATTTTGCAGTTCTCTAAATAGATAATAACATCGTGTCGTTCTTTGTTTACTCTTTCAGGTGAATCAAACACAGTAATATCAAGTTAAGCTAAAAGTTAAAGGTGAAAGGTGAAAATTTTTGGATTTTATTTTGATTTATACCTTTTCCCTTTTACTTGCCTTTTTTATTCTGGCAAAGCGATTTTTCCTGCTATTGCGGATGCAGCGGCAACTGCTGGATTACATAAATAAACCTCGCTTTCAGGATGTCCCATCCGTCCTACAAAATTCCTGTTTGTTGTCGTAATCGCCTTTTCACCTTTTGCCAGAACTCCCAAATGGCCGCCTAAACAAGGACCGCAGGTTGGCGTAGAAACCGCACAGCCGCTATTTATAAAAATTTCAATAAGCCCTTCTTTTATTGCAGTCAGATATATTTTCTGTGTTGCAGGGATTATGATTGCTCGGATATCAGGATGAATTTTTTTGTCCCTAAAAATTTCTGCAGCAATCCGTAAATCCTCAATACGGCCGTTTGTACAGGAGCCGATTACAACCTCATCAATTTTGATATTTTTTGTTGCGATTTCTTTTACCGGTTTTATATTAGATGGTAAAGCCGGTATTGCCACAAGTGGCTCTATTTTACAACAGTCATATTCTACTAGTTTCTCATAAACAGCATTGTTATCACTCTGATAAACCTCATATGGTCTTTCTGCACGGTTTTCAACATATTCAATTGTTTTTTTATCAGGTGAAATGATACCTGACTTCGCACCTGCTTCAACTACCATATTACATATTGTGAATCTATCTGACATTGACAGTTTTTCAATTACTTCACCAGCAAACTCTATCGCTCTGTAATTTGCACCATCTACCCCAATATCTCCAATCAGATACAAAATCAAATCCTTGCCGGATACCCATTTGTTCAATTTTCCATTAAAAATAAACTTTATTGTTGATGGTACTTTGAACCATACTTTTCCTGAAATCATACAGGCAGCGATATCAGTAGAACCGACACCGGTTGCGAATGCACCGAGTGCGCCATATGTACAGGTATGCGAATCCGCACCTGCAACAACATCGCCGGGCAGAACCACGCCTTCCTCAGGAAGTAGCGCATGCTCTATCCCCATTCTGCCGATTTCATAGTAGTGTGTGAGTTCTTGTTGTTTTGCAAACTCTCTTAAAATTTTTGACTGCTCGGCTGATTTTATGTCTTTGTTAGGCGTGAAATGGTCTGGAACAAGCACAATTTTTGTTCTATCAAAAACTTTTTTACTGCCGGCTTTATAAAATTCTGAAATCGCAATAGGAGCAGTTACATCATTCGCAAGCACGATATTCACATCACTTTCTATGAAATCGCCTGGTGATACTTTTCGTCTACCACAACTCTGTGCTAAAATTTTTTCAGTAATAGTCATCGCCATAATTTTATTTTACAAAACAATTATCTAAAAATCAAGCAAATTCATAATTTCTTAATACACAACAAGTAACTTTGCCATGCTACCCCCAGTTGATCGTTTGCTCATTTAGCTAAATGAGCAACTATGTTCAACAATTTACCGACGGACTATATTTCCCATTTGCTCATTTAGCTAAATGAGCAAATGAGAATTTCAATTTTTTGAGGACAAAATTAAGCCCTAAAGATAATAATTTTTTCTTTTTTGGATAACCTGTTTTAATATC
This genomic window contains:
- the leuC gene encoding 3-isopropylmalate dehydratase large subunit gives rise to the protein MAMTITEKILAQSCGRRKVSPGDFIESDVNIVLANDVTAPIAISEFYKAGSKKVFDRTKIVLVPDHFTPNKDIKSAEQSKILREFAKQQELTHYYEIGRMGIEHALLPEEGVVLPGDVVAGADSHTCTYGALGAFATGVGSTDIAACMISGKVWFKVPSTIKFIFNGKLNKWVSGKDLILYLIGDIGVDGANYRAIEFAGEVIEKLSMSDRFTICNMVVEAGAKSGIISPDKKTIEYVENRAERPYEVYQSDNNAVYEKLVEYDCCKIEPLVAIPALPSNIKPVKEIATKNIKIDEVVIGSCTNGRIEDLRIAAEIFRDKKIHPDIRAIIIPATQKIYLTAIKEGLIEIFINSGCAVSTPTCGPCLGGHLGVLAKGEKAITTTNRNFVGRMGHPESEVYLCNPAVAAASAIAGKIALPE
- the leuD gene encoding 3-isopropylmalate dehydratase small subunit gives rise to the protein MILKGRVHKYGDNINTDEIIPARYLNTTELSELAKHCMEDIDNHFVSNVSPGDIIVAGKNFGCGSSREHAPLSIKAAGVSCVVAESFARIFFRNSINIGLPILELKDTSHIKSGDILEIDLKEGIVKNLITHKNYTAQPFPDFLLKIINTGGLINYISRIRD